A window of Agrobacterium tumefaciens contains these coding sequences:
- a CDS encoding nitrile hydratase subunit alpha, whose translation MSDHDQEQTHDHSHDHDHDHDNDHDHDHAPITSDEMPGYYDIMETAVRELLVERKFFGAEEIRRQIEVLDSRTPALGAMVVAKAWTDPGFKQRLLENGRAACEELGITFYDDTQLIVLENTPAVHNLIVCTLCSCYPRPVLGLPPDWYKLKPYRARAVYEPRAVLREFGTNIPEDVEIVVSDSTAVVRYLVLPMRPTGTEHLDEAQLADLVTRDAMIGVIPVTYNKEAA comes from the coding sequence ATGTCTGACCACGATCAGGAACAAACACACGATCACAGCCATGATCACGACCATGACCATGACAATGACCACGATCATGACCACGCGCCCATCACATCAGACGAGATGCCGGGTTACTATGACATTATGGAAACGGCCGTCCGGGAGCTTCTTGTCGAACGAAAGTTTTTCGGAGCGGAAGAAATCCGGCGGCAGATTGAGGTGCTCGATTCCCGCACCCCGGCTTTAGGGGCTATGGTCGTCGCGAAGGCGTGGACAGACCCGGGGTTCAAGCAACGCCTCCTCGAAAATGGTCGGGCAGCCTGCGAGGAACTGGGCATCACGTTCTACGACGATACGCAATTGATCGTTCTTGAGAATACGCCAGCAGTTCATAACCTTATCGTTTGCACCCTGTGCTCGTGCTACCCTCGACCTGTTCTTGGCCTTCCACCGGACTGGTACAAGCTCAAGCCCTATCGCGCTCGGGCCGTCTACGAACCACGAGCAGTCCTACGTGAATTTGGGACCAATATCCCTGAAGACGTCGAAATCGTTGTCAGTGATTCTACAGCGGTGGTGCGATATCTGGTGCTGCCGATGCGTCCGACGGGTACCGAGCATCTTGACGAAGCTCAGCTCGCGGACCTGGTGACTCGCGATGCTATGATCGGCGTTATTCCTGTCACGTATAACAAGGAGGCTGCATGA
- a CDS encoding SH3-like domain-containing protein — protein sequence MMGSEQLVKKLPNDIGGDPAGKIEMVDHQLLPWEKRCHALADVLDFHKIINTEEKRRGVESLGAEMIGKLSYYERWIVAFSNILFQKGILTPGDLANKMKEVEARYVSAHATDG from the coding sequence ATGATGGGCTCAGAACAGCTTGTTAAGAAGCTGCCTAATGATATTGGGGGCGATCCGGCTGGGAAGATCGAAATGGTCGACCACCAGCTTCTGCCGTGGGAAAAGCGATGCCACGCACTCGCTGACGTCTTGGATTTTCACAAAATCATCAATACCGAGGAAAAGCGCCGCGGTGTGGAATCTTTGGGCGCTGAGATGATCGGAAAGCTATCCTACTACGAACGGTGGATTGTCGCGTTTAGCAACATCCTGTTTCAGAAAGGTATCCTGACCCCCGGTGATCTCGCGAACAAGATGAAGGAAGTTGAAGCACGGTACGTTTCGGCACACGCAACCGATGGATGA
- a CDS encoding aquaporin — MDDSRFFAKAPCFFESNPAFPLLRRAFVEAFGTFLLVLILVGSGLAVSRQSPVIPLVANLTIAISVAGALVGLIVAFGKVSGGHFNPLITIAQWLSRERSATCTAAYVVAQCFGGALGAIVAGSTILVPPDTGPAATTTAFMLSEVIASAGLLSIVLGCAKSARWETGPFGVGLWLGAAIVATPSGSYANPAVTIAVVLAEGPTSLATSTALLYVVGQLIGLVIAVVVNRIAFAPD, encoded by the coding sequence ATGGATGACTCTCGATTCTTCGCTAAGGCGCCCTGCTTCTTTGAGTCAAATCCTGCTTTCCCTCTGTTACGGAGAGCTTTCGTTGAGGCCTTTGGTACCTTTTTATTGGTTTTGATCTTAGTGGGGTCCGGACTGGCGGTTTCCCGCCAAAGTCCAGTAATCCCGCTCGTCGCTAATTTAACGATAGCGATCTCTGTCGCTGGGGCGCTGGTCGGATTAATCGTCGCGTTCGGCAAAGTCTCTGGTGGCCACTTCAATCCGTTGATTACGATTGCTCAGTGGCTTTCTCGGGAAAGGAGCGCGACGTGCACGGCGGCATATGTGGTCGCTCAGTGTTTTGGAGGCGCACTCGGCGCGATAGTTGCGGGCTCGACGATCCTCGTCCCTCCAGATACTGGTCCGGCGGCTACGACAACGGCCTTCATGCTGAGTGAAGTAATTGCTTCGGCGGGATTGCTTTCCATAGTGCTTGGATGCGCAAAAAGTGCCAGGTGGGAAACTGGCCCCTTTGGGGTTGGCCTTTGGCTTGGGGCGGCAATTGTGGCGACACCATCCGGATCGTATGCCAATCCAGCTGTGACAATCGCAGTGGTCCTCGCTGAGGGACCCACTTCTCTGGCTACCTCCACAGCCTTACTCTACGTCGTCGGGCAATTGATCGGCTTGGTCATAGCGGTAGTGGTCAACCGAATCGCATTCGCCCCCGATTGA
- a CDS encoding CbtB domain-containing protein has protein sequence MTNMTASGRINQAALFSSRTWSLVGAAMLGLVLVGGVGFAGTPFLHDAAHDARHTLSFPCH, from the coding sequence ATGACGAACATGACTGCTTCCGGTCGTATCAATCAGGCGGCATTATTTTCCTCTCGTACGTGGTCGCTTGTCGGCGCCGCTATGCTGGGCCTCGTGCTCGTGGGAGGTGTCGGTTTCGCAGGAACGCCGTTCCTTCACGACGCGGCGCACGATGCACGTCATACGTTGAGTTTCCCCTGCCATTGA
- a CDS encoding CbtA family protein encodes MALLRSLIMSALLAGAIVGAVASLMHLTATVPVVLMAEKFENGTSSGHHHEVAAAQSHAHEPAAGGSLFSERNLLTIGAMVLAYVGFALLLGVCAEMVGGLNNWRDGIKWGAAGFATFTLFPAIGLPPELPGMPAADLLMRQLWWIGTATCVAASISAVARLRGVFRIAVPIALIALPFAIGAPHAVDTHTSVPAALHTRFVLVTTIVSLISWQLLGGLLGWLRSRSAVV; translated from the coding sequence ATGGCATTGTTACGTTCTTTGATTATGAGCGCACTGCTAGCCGGAGCGATTGTAGGTGCAGTTGCTTCGCTGATGCACCTTACTGCAACGGTGCCCGTAGTCTTAATGGCCGAGAAATTCGAAAACGGGACGTCATCAGGCCACCATCACGAAGTGGCCGCCGCCCAATCGCACGCCCATGAGCCAGCTGCCGGGGGATCCTTGTTCTCGGAGCGGAACCTCCTTACCATCGGTGCGATGGTCCTTGCCTATGTTGGTTTCGCGTTGCTTCTTGGCGTCTGTGCCGAAATGGTAGGTGGGTTGAATAACTGGCGAGACGGCATCAAGTGGGGTGCAGCAGGCTTTGCAACCTTCACTCTGTTTCCTGCCATCGGGCTTCCCCCAGAACTGCCCGGAATGCCGGCAGCCGATCTTCTCATGCGACAGCTCTGGTGGATCGGTACTGCGACATGTGTTGCTGCATCGATCTCCGCGGTAGCTCGCCTGCGTGGGGTCTTCAGGATTGCTGTTCCCATTGCTTTGATTGCGCTGCCTTTTGCAATTGGGGCACCGCACGCTGTGGATACTCACACGAGCGTACCGGCTGCGCTGCATACGCGCTTCGTGCTGGTCACGACGATTGTGAGCTTGATCTCCTGGCAGCTGCTAGGCGGATTGCTCGGCTGGCTTCGGTCACGAAGTGCTGTGGTCTGA
- a CDS encoding LysR substrate-binding domain-containing protein, translated as MLDMNDFRYFATIVEHGSFTGAGRVLGLPTSTLSTRIKQLEERLSLVLLRRSSRHFSLTEAGLEFYRHAAATVERANEAEAAMKCRVAEPLGVVRYTTSTSLAQCAMPEMVHSFLTRYPTVSLVQYPVDHLVDIISENYDVAIRTHTGPLPDSRLIQRPLAKVPWILLAAPSYLACKGEPESPSEIEHYETLYFGTQSSQPRWCMTNSGSGKIQQLDLNPRFLGACIDTIRHMAVQALGIAALPAYACRKELENGSLVALMRGWNAADTTVSALFPNRTGMSAAVRAFVDHLSLSFSDAVRYPWVDIASGARDTGTKQLSSSDHSTS; from the coding sequence ATGCTAGACATGAATGACTTTCGATATTTCGCGACAATCGTGGAGCACGGGAGTTTTACGGGAGCAGGTCGGGTTCTTGGCCTTCCTACTTCGACGCTAAGCACCAGAATAAAGCAGTTGGAAGAGAGGCTGTCTCTGGTTCTGCTTCGCCGATCATCGCGACATTTTTCTCTGACCGAGGCAGGGCTGGAATTTTACCGTCACGCTGCTGCGACCGTTGAGCGTGCGAACGAGGCAGAGGCCGCTATGAAGTGCAGAGTAGCGGAACCTTTAGGCGTCGTGCGGTACACGACATCCACGTCACTAGCGCAATGCGCAATGCCAGAAATGGTCCATTCATTTCTAACGAGATATCCAACGGTCAGCCTGGTGCAGTATCCGGTGGACCATCTCGTGGATATAATTTCAGAGAACTACGATGTGGCGATCCGAACTCATACTGGACCGCTGCCAGACTCCCGTTTGATACAGCGACCGCTAGCTAAAGTTCCATGGATACTGCTAGCGGCCCCGAGCTATCTTGCCTGCAAAGGAGAGCCAGAGTCGCCGTCAGAAATCGAACATTACGAGACATTGTATTTCGGCACGCAGAGCTCTCAACCCAGGTGGTGTATGACCAATTCCGGATCAGGGAAAATCCAACAGCTGGATCTCAATCCTCGGTTTCTCGGAGCATGCATTGACACCATTCGCCATATGGCAGTTCAAGCCTTGGGTATCGCCGCGCTTCCAGCGTATGCTTGTCGCAAAGAGCTAGAAAACGGTAGCTTGGTGGCACTAATGCGCGGTTGGAACGCAGCTGATACGACAGTCTCGGCTCTCTTTCCTAACAGGACGGGAATGAGCGCGGCAGTAAGGGCGTTCGTCGACCATCTCTCTTTGTCATTTTCCGACGCTGTGCGTTATCCTTGGGTCGACATCGCGAGTGGCGCGCGCGACACTGGAACCAAGCAGCTCTCTTCCTCAGACCACAGCACTTCGTGA
- a CDS encoding helix-turn-helix transcriptional regulator: MPFALTTLLDAPRDPILDGLIKTFLPCLSDEIPHKKLLTDHLLEALKTHVSSRYAGLTLSARKGGLTTRQLKTALELLVSDEQGDYGVEELAAACGLSVSYFIRAFKRATGATPYQWLLDFRISKAQEMLKRGMPLAQVALECRFADQGHLSRVFKSKCGVSPMLWLSSIR; encoded by the coding sequence GTGCCGTTCGCACTCACCACACTGTTGGACGCGCCGCGGGATCCAATTCTGGACGGTCTCATCAAGACCTTTCTGCCATGTTTATCCGACGAGATCCCGCACAAAAAGCTTCTGACAGACCATCTCTTGGAAGCACTCAAGACCCACGTATCTAGCCGTTATGCTGGCCTAACTCTTTCTGCGCGTAAAGGGGGCCTGACAACACGGCAACTCAAGACTGCTCTAGAGCTGTTGGTGTCGGATGAACAGGGAGACTACGGCGTGGAAGAGCTTGCAGCCGCTTGTGGCTTATCCGTCAGTTATTTTATCCGAGCTTTCAAGCGCGCGACTGGCGCTACGCCGTATCAGTGGCTCCTGGATTTCCGTATAAGCAAGGCACAGGAAATGCTGAAAAGGGGCATGCCGCTGGCTCAGGTCGCTCTAGAGTGCAGATTTGCAGATCAAGGTCATCTTTCGCGCGTGTTCAAGTCGAAATGCGGCGTGTCGCCGATGCTTTGGCTGAGTAGTATCCGGTAA
- the tnpA gene encoding IS66-like element accessory protein TnpA → METSLEFLTTRKPGREVHRHWPDEVKAKIVSESLRPGMTVNEVAQRYGVRANSLSTWRTMARQGKLILPAPEDAVEFAAVIVDPPVSELPPKMLSRPEIVLGPVTIRLEEGAPAARIVAIARALAAAT, encoded by the coding sequence ATGGAGACCTCATTGGAGTTTCTCACAACCAGGAAGCCTGGACGTGAGGTTCACCGACATTGGCCCGATGAAGTCAAGGCGAAGATCGTTTCGGAAAGCTTGAGGCCCGGCATGACGGTCAATGAAGTTGCGCAACGCTATGGAGTGCGAGCGAACAGCCTTTCCACCTGGCGGACGATGGCGCGGCAGGGCAAGCTGATCCTGCCCGCACCGGAGGATGCGGTAGAGTTCGCGGCGGTGATCGTCGATCCGCCGGTTTCGGAACTGCCGCCTAAAATGCTCAGTCGCCCCGAGATCGTCCTCGGTCCCGTCACCATCCGTCTTGAGGAAGGTGCGCCTGCTGCCCGGATCGTTGCCATCGCTCGCGCCTTGGCGGCGGCGACATGA
- the tnpB gene encoding IS66 family insertion sequence element accessory protein TnpB (TnpB, as the term is used for proteins encoded by IS66 family insertion elements, is considered an accessory protein, since TnpC, encoded by a neighboring gene, is a DDE family transposase.) produces MIFPSNRVRIMVATKPVDFRKGHDGLAALVKNELHRDPFTGTVFVFRSRKADRLKLIYWDGSGIVLAYKRLEEHAFTWPGIKDGLMTLTHAQFEALFGGLDWRRVHAVRTRTPETIE; encoded by the coding sequence ATGATCTTTCCGTCAAACCGGGTTCGAATCATGGTGGCCACCAAACCCGTGGATTTCCGCAAAGGTCATGACGGCTTGGCAGCGCTGGTGAAGAATGAGCTGCACAGGGACCCGTTCACTGGAACGGTCTTTGTGTTTAGGTCTCGTAAGGCAGATCGACTGAAGCTGATCTACTGGGATGGCTCCGGTATCGTGCTGGCTTACAAGCGGCTGGAAGAGCACGCCTTTACCTGGCCCGGCATCAAGGATGGACTGATGACGCTCACCCACGCCCAGTTCGAAGCCCTGTTTGGGGGACTTGATTGGCGGCGGGTTCATGCCGTCAGGACGAGAACGCCGGAGACCATCGAATAG
- the tnpC gene encoding IS66 family transposase, with protein sequence MLNAADLPDDVAALKAMLIAAQARETAKDVAIASKDEHIARKDERIERLEKLVAAFKQAAFGRKSEKTDPDQFDLALEDLETAMAAIHAEDEADTPAGTRTTKPRTTNRGSLPKHLPRVEEVIEPESLVCACGGCLHCIGEDVSERLDLVPAQFRVLVTRRPKYACRSCTDGVVQAPAPARLIQAGLPTEATVAHVLVSKYADHLPLYRQAQIMGRQGVDLDRSTLADWVGRAAYELRPVFDALIADLKRSTKLFMDETRAPVLDPGSRKTKTGYFWALARDDRPWNGSAPPGVAFTYAPGRGGIHAERILRGFSGVLQVDGYAGYNRLIGPDRIGPDIRLAYCWAHARRKLVEITRNGIAPIAEDGAKRIGELYRIEAELRGLDPQARLAGRQERSAPLVADMQVWLTHNRARVAAKSPLGEALAYIAKYWDGLQLFLTDGRIEIDSNTVERTIRPIALNRKNALFAGHDAGAENWATIASLIETCKLNAVDPLAYVTSTLAAIVNGHKQNRIDELLPWNYSGRTNG encoded by the coding sequence ATGCTGAACGCCGCCGATCTTCCCGATGATGTTGCTGCCCTGAAGGCGATGCTGATCGCAGCCCAGGCACGCGAGACGGCAAAGGACGTCGCGATAGCAAGTAAGGACGAGCATATCGCTCGCAAGGACGAGCGGATCGAACGGCTTGAGAAGCTGGTGGCCGCCTTCAAACAGGCAGCCTTCGGGCGCAAATCCGAGAAGACCGATCCCGACCAGTTCGATCTGGCATTGGAGGACCTGGAAACGGCGATGGCTGCGATCCATGCCGAGGACGAGGCGGACACTCCTGCTGGAACCAGGACGACCAAGCCACGCACGACCAATCGTGGCTCTCTTCCAAAACATCTTCCGCGCGTCGAAGAGGTGATCGAGCCGGAAAGCCTGGTGTGCGCCTGCGGCGGCTGCCTGCATTGCATCGGCGAGGATGTCTCCGAACGCCTCGATCTCGTACCGGCGCAATTCCGAGTCTTGGTCACCCGCCGTCCCAAATATGCCTGCCGTTCCTGCACCGACGGCGTCGTTCAGGCTCCTGCTCCAGCGCGATTAATCCAGGCTGGATTGCCAACGGAGGCGACGGTCGCCCATGTGCTGGTCTCTAAATATGCTGATCACCTTCCGCTGTATCGGCAGGCCCAGATCATGGGCCGCCAGGGTGTCGATCTCGACCGCTCCACACTTGCCGACTGGGTCGGGCGAGCAGCCTATGAGCTGCGTCCCGTCTTCGATGCGCTGATCGCCGACCTGAAGCGCTCGACCAAGCTGTTCATGGACGAGACCCGTGCTCCGGTTCTCGATCCAGGCTCTCGCAAAACCAAGACCGGATACTTCTGGGCGTTGGCACGGGATGATCGACCGTGGAACGGCAGTGCTCCGCCAGGGGTCGCCTTCACCTACGCGCCTGGTCGCGGAGGCATTCATGCCGAACGGATATTGCGGGGCTTCTCCGGCGTCCTGCAGGTCGATGGTTATGCCGGATACAACAGGCTGATCGGTCCAGACCGGATTGGCCCAGACATTCGGCTTGCCTATTGCTGGGCGCACGCTCGTCGCAAGCTGGTCGAGATCACCCGTAACGGAATAGCACCGATTGCCGAGGACGGCGCCAAACGGATCGGCGAGCTGTACCGGATCGAAGCCGAATTGCGCGGCCTTGATCCGCAGGCTCGTCTTGCTGGGCGGCAGGAACGGTCTGCACCGCTCGTCGCCGACATGCAGGTTTGGCTCACGCATAACAGAGCCCGTGTCGCTGCAAAATCCCCGCTCGGAGAAGCCTTGGCCTACATCGCCAAATACTGGGATGGCCTCCAACTCTTCCTGACAGACGGTCGCATCGAGATCGATAGCAACACCGTCGAGCGGACCATTCGTCCGATTGCACTGAACCGGAAAAACGCGCTCTTTGCGGGTCACGATGCCGGAGCAGAGAACTGGGCCACCATCGCTTCGCTCATCGAGACCTGTAAGCTCAATGCCGTCGATCCGTTGGCCTACGTGACCAGCACACTCGCCGCCATCGTAAATGGCCATAAGCAGAACCGGATCGATGAACTGCTACCTTGGAATTATTCCGGGCGAACAAACGGTTGA
- a CDS encoding LysR family transcriptional regulator, whose translation MEIEDLRTFVEVADAGGVNSAARRLGLAKSIVSRRVLRLEDELGVQLLARTTRGAALTEAGALFRDRAADVCSTIEAAREEMSPEGELQGLLRIAAPASFAAQLAPSLAELGRRHPALHVHIRFNDRYVDLVAEGFDCGIRVGYLPDSNLVARKIGSLAVGLYASPDYINQHGAPGTPADVLKHNAITPGTDAWTFTSGDTSVTVHPQGRFKADSAHVLVEAAVAGIGIVAMGEIVAEPFVARGALVPIMTDYALPPVGIYIVRPPGQNPARKVRVLVDLLVQEFAAVRVS comes from the coding sequence ATGGAAATAGAGGACTTGCGAACTTTTGTGGAGGTTGCCGACGCAGGGGGCGTCAACTCCGCAGCGCGACGTCTGGGACTTGCGAAGTCAATCGTCAGTCGGCGTGTGCTACGTCTTGAGGACGAGCTGGGTGTGCAGTTGCTCGCACGAACAACACGCGGCGCCGCGTTGACGGAAGCTGGAGCGTTGTTCCGTGACAGGGCAGCGGATGTCTGTTCGACGATAGAAGCCGCGCGCGAAGAAATGTCGCCCGAAGGCGAACTGCAAGGCTTGTTGCGAATAGCAGCCCCAGCATCTTTCGCCGCTCAGCTAGCGCCGTCACTCGCAGAGCTTGGCCGGCGCCATCCGGCACTTCACGTCCATATTCGGTTCAACGATCGCTATGTTGATCTCGTCGCGGAGGGTTTCGATTGCGGCATCCGCGTCGGTTACCTGCCCGATTCAAACCTGGTGGCACGTAAGATCGGGTCGCTCGCCGTCGGGTTATACGCCAGCCCGGATTATATCAATCAGCATGGCGCCCCGGGTACCCCTGCGGACGTCCTCAAACACAACGCGATCACCCCTGGGACGGACGCATGGACGTTTACCAGCGGCGACACGTCCGTCACGGTTCATCCCCAGGGCCGCTTCAAAGCCGATAGCGCACATGTTCTTGTCGAGGCTGCAGTCGCGGGAATAGGCATCGTCGCGATGGGCGAGATCGTCGCTGAGCCGTTCGTCGCGAGAGGAGCGCTTGTTCCAATCATGACCGACTATGCGCTTCCTCCTGTTGGAATTTATATCGTTCGGCCTCCTGGGCAAAACCCGGCAAGGAAGGTTCGGGTACTCGTTGACCTGTTGGTCCAGGAATTCGCTGCGGTCCGTGTCTCGTAG
- a CDS encoding pirin family protein, with protein MKISVGVYRRLPSCPSTRDSEEHFCWLLCRPSRRYFWFLSALAKAPKLPKKAHPVETKKIKPDRKSGSWQQGCTVETTYPGLTLGCNDSGLASIGKIERTYALPGFVASMHPHRDDEIFSYLRSGTVLHLDSMGHEEKISPSRLRLMNAGIALQHEERVLGRDPVEAFHIVLRPESAGLEPMVQFHEVRTVQPKPWRLLAAQADAPLVLRVRAWLHDAHLDGGTYFLPAHTNGNGNIARILVIMDGEVRIEGKTFRKGDIITLSDKAKSLIASTPADVLLVATDTAEPFFTDGLSSGNTISTRPRRSVPFSGTSRSRFGG; from the coding sequence TTGAAGATTTCCGTCGGCGTTTATCGTCGTTTGCCCAGCTGTCCCTCTACCCGCGACAGCGAGGAGCACTTTTGCTGGCTACTGTGCCGGCCCTCGCGACGGTATTTTTGGTTTTTATCAGCGCTGGCTAAAGCGCCGAAATTACCAAAAAAGGCGCACCCTGTGGAAACGAAGAAGATCAAACCCGACCGCAAGAGCGGCAGCTGGCAGCAAGGATGCACGGTTGAGACCACCTATCCAGGCTTGACGCTCGGTTGCAATGACAGTGGCCTCGCGTCAATCGGAAAGATTGAGCGAACCTACGCCCTACCAGGTTTCGTCGCCTCGATGCATCCTCACCGGGACGACGAGATTTTTAGCTACTTGCGCTCCGGCACTGTTCTTCATCTCGACAGTATGGGGCACGAAGAGAAAATCTCTCCATCGCGGTTGCGGCTGATGAATGCTGGCATCGCTTTACAACACGAGGAGCGCGTCCTGGGGAGAGACCCGGTCGAGGCGTTCCATATCGTCCTCAGACCCGAGAGTGCTGGGCTTGAGCCGATGGTCCAGTTTCATGAGGTCAGGACGGTTCAGCCAAAGCCGTGGAGGCTTCTAGCGGCTCAAGCGGACGCACCGTTGGTTTTGCGGGTCAGAGCCTGGCTTCATGACGCGCATCTTGACGGCGGTACCTATTTTCTTCCTGCGCATACGAACGGCAATGGCAACATTGCGCGCATCCTCGTCATTATGGATGGCGAGGTCCGGATCGAAGGTAAAACCTTTCGAAAAGGCGACATCATCACGCTGAGTGACAAAGCCAAGTCACTCATAGCTTCGACCCCAGCCGATGTTTTGCTCGTCGCGACCGATACGGCCGAGCCGTTTTTTACCGATGGTCTGTCCAGCGGGAACACGATTTCAACACGACCGCGACGGTCTGTCCCGTTTTCGGGGACATCGCGTAGCAGGTTCGGTGGCTAG
- a CDS encoding DoxX family protein encodes MSDTRYLPLAGRLLIGLPFLFFGLAKAATFAKTVALVEMVGIPLPLLGAIGAIMLEIGGGLLLITGFKVRPVAVLLAIFTMVTAYYFHSNLADENTMVHFFKNVMMTGGLLQVVAFGAGALSLDAYFAKRGVIPATVAYVN; translated from the coding sequence ATGTCTGACACTCGCTATCTTCCTCTCGCCGGCCGCCTCCTCATCGGTCTTCCCTTCCTGTTCTTCGGTCTTGCCAAGGCCGCCACGTTTGCCAAGACCGTCGCGCTGGTCGAAATGGTCGGCATTCCTCTTCCCCTTCTTGGCGCGATCGGTGCGATCATGTTGGAAATTGGCGGCGGACTGCTGCTGATCACCGGCTTCAAGGTCCGCCCGGTCGCCGTCCTGCTCGCCATCTTCACGATGGTCACCGCGTACTACTTCCACAGCAATCTTGCCGACGAAAACACGATGGTCCACTTCTTCAAGAACGTCATGATGACTGGTGGCCTGCTGCAGGTCGTGGCTTTCGGAGCAGGCGCGCTCAGCCTCGACGCCTATTTCGCCAAGCGCGGTGTCATACCGGCCACAGTCGCCTACGTGAACTAG
- a CDS encoding NADPH-dependent FMN reductase, translated as MSLTSSTKPKIALIIGSTRAARFADVPAQWMLKQAQARTDLDVELVDLRDFNLPFFDEVASSAWVPSQSPEAVRWQETLARFDGFIFVVAEYNHSLTGALKNALDYAYKEWNHKPFTAIGYGGVGAARAIEHLRLIGIEMHMVSTHATVHIGGSDFFTVFPAVGNQPIETIEQNLIPSATAALDELVWWAKATMAARAATTA; from the coding sequence ATGTCACTTACTTCCAGCACCAAGCCGAAGATTGCCCTGATCATCGGCTCGACGCGCGCGGCTCGATTTGCTGACGTGCCCGCACAGTGGATGCTCAAGCAGGCCCAAGCGCGCACCGATCTCGATGTCGAGCTTGTCGACCTGCGCGATTTTAATCTGCCATTCTTCGATGAAGTCGCATCCAGCGCGTGGGTTCCGAGCCAGAGCCCCGAAGCCGTACGCTGGCAGGAAACGCTCGCTCGTTTCGATGGCTTCATCTTCGTCGTCGCCGAATACAATCACTCCTTGACTGGAGCGCTCAAGAACGCGCTCGACTACGCCTACAAGGAATGGAACCACAAGCCTTTCACCGCGATCGGTTATGGCGGCGTTGGCGCTGCACGCGCGATCGAGCACCTGCGCCTCATCGGCATCGAAATGCACATGGTATCCACGCATGCGACCGTCCATATCGGCGGCAGTGATTTCTTCACCGTCTTCCCGGCCGTCGGCAACCAGCCAATCGAGACGATCGAACAGAACCTCATTCCGTCGGCAACCGCAGCACTGGACGAGCTTGTCTGGTGGGCGAAGGCAACGATGGCCGCTCGCGCCGCGACAACGGCCTAA
- a CDS encoding pirin family protein, translating into MSVLDITRPTQTTTADEVVIDRPVVYRTHGRGHGEIFRLISPSDLGQQLKPFVFLDSFGGVMDEFAAGGKMHPHSGIGTVTVFTRGDVHFDDPEAGQGYIGYGGVEWMRAGGGVWHGKELSSGKSERIHGFQLWLALPAELELSEVESQYFEASAMPEVGPAYVIVGSYGGVTSPVNSPKGVNYLLVSVAPGQRWDYVPPSGHTVGWLAVSKGSLVGSAEASNGELLIFSDNDTAIALEGGPDGATFVLGSAIPHPHDLHLGYYSVHATAEGLVAGESNIHVLKEKMLALGDRQRASGSTPVYRG; encoded by the coding sequence ATGTCTGTTCTCGACATTACCCGGCCTACCCAAACCACAACGGCCGATGAAGTAGTAATCGACCGCCCCGTCGTTTACCGCACCCATGGGCGTGGCCACGGAGAGATCTTCCGCTTGATCAGTCCAAGCGATCTCGGCCAGCAGCTCAAGCCGTTCGTGTTCCTGGACAGCTTTGGCGGCGTCATGGACGAATTTGCCGCGGGCGGCAAGATGCACCCTCATTCCGGTATCGGTACAGTTACTGTGTTCACCCGAGGCGACGTCCATTTCGACGACCCGGAAGCAGGTCAAGGCTACATCGGTTACGGCGGCGTTGAATGGATGCGCGCCGGCGGCGGTGTCTGGCACGGCAAGGAGCTTTCTTCCGGTAAATCCGAGCGGATCCATGGCTTCCAGCTTTGGCTGGCTCTGCCTGCGGAGCTGGAGCTTTCTGAAGTCGAGAGCCAGTATTTCGAGGCGTCGGCCATGCCAGAGGTTGGCCCCGCTTACGTTATCGTCGGCAGCTACGGTGGGGTCACGAGCCCGGTCAATTCTCCCAAGGGGGTAAACTACCTCCTTGTCTCCGTCGCACCGGGCCAGCGCTGGGATTACGTCCCGCCGAGCGGCCACACGGTCGGCTGGCTCGCGGTTTCGAAGGGAAGCCTTGTTGGCTCCGCCGAGGCTTCGAACGGCGAGTTGCTTATTTTCTCCGATAACGACACAGCGATTGCGCTCGAAGGTGGTCCAGACGGGGCGACCTTTGTTCTCGGATCGGCAATCCCGCACCCACACGATCTGCACCTCGGCTACTACTCTGTTCACGCAACGGCTGAGGGCCTGGTTGCTGGCGAGAGCAACATCCATGTTCTGAAAGAAAAAATGCTCGCCCTTGGCGACAGACAGCGCGCCTCCGGATCGACCCCGGTCTATCGCGGCTGA